One window from the genome of Oryza glaberrima chromosome 3, OglaRS2, whole genome shotgun sequence encodes:
- the LOC127766967 gene encoding protein FAR1-RELATED SEQUENCE 5-like, which translates to MERGGGGGGGGGGGVVGSEQGTPESEMGDGDNDSVDYAAEMEADAAGNGSAAAAAAYAARAGVYDGVDPFEGMEFDDEEDAWTFYNVYAHRVGFSTRISVMHRSRRDGSIMSRQFVCAKEGFRTYRGKNEVSPVAAGSGEDSGRGRRTRAVTRVGCKAMIRVKKQDNGRWAVTKLETAHNHPLVPPNQAHCLRPHKPLSECGKQRQFGIPRNGGMLLAIEPPPPPISPPVPQTSVLQVVPHYTRDGIGDHARVILDYVKRMQAEDPAFFYAMQFIDGHPVGNIFWADARARMAYKHFGDAVFLDDYCKRNKYQLPLVAFTGVNHHCQPVLFGCAIIGDNSEASFVWLFETLLLAMSGHHPDSLTTEHDSAIQLAALKVLPRTRHRFCRWHILNETHDKLSHLSDEFPSLHEELVNCINMPETIDEFEVNFKALISKVGPGNSEWLYSVYNCRQHWVPVYLRDTFFGDESSKEECASRSSFFDGYISAKTDPQSFIQQYEKALDCCYEKEVKEEFETKYSLPEIKTSSPIEKQGADLYTRSMFLKFQQELVDASVSSLEVMKEDGKSRIYKVTKSAGSEKPHMVEFNSFGSSATCSCQMFEHLGIVCRHILTVFGTQGVSSLPSQYIVKRWTKYAMERSPDKKVDEVSKVNEPKEEQKSGAEDGEQSQTWRYNSLCREALRYAEEGASSVEVYIVAMQALQEAANKVNMAKRGIGQVAPNAPLAVMPIAAQLPAEGFRNVPEISFNQRKKRKRNSNNKTTENSSNQLMYLQQPVNFLFVAPGTSSGPQGPSQIVAAVPVSSSAPHGQTSSANHPSDGNTTSCSVAAQKNSDLSNYSGSAPSLGNVVPEGEIKSSGFASQIKESHELSQGNGNKGNNVNMASSTSSPQLVTVPVGLCLPSMDSSKISADAINSTNSGSMISNGNVSFGLCQSQSTNADPRSTPEGSSIRAAAIAAGARIASPSDAASIIKAAQSKGAIHIRPGEGVPNYLKPLAPQPLSSLPPGSIPNSVHPSSSHAQPGQCSFGDSAAAKDAIFGSTDSSDDDEYDEDDDTDDNDEDEGITGDEVEQE; encoded by the exons atggagagaggaggaggagggggaggaggaggaggaggaggggtggtggGGAGCGAGCAGGGGACGCCCGAGAGCGAAATGGGAGATGGCGACAACGACAGCGTGGACTACGCcgcggagatggaggcggacgccgccgggaacggctcggcggcggcggcggcggcgtacgcggCGCGGGCCGGCGTCTACGACGGCGTCGACCCGTTCGAGGGGATGGAgttcgacgacgaggaggacgcgtGGACCTTCTACAATGTCTACGCCCACCGCGTCGGCTTCAGCACCAGGATCAGCGTCATGCACCGCTCGCGGAGGGACGGCTCCATCATGTCGCGCCAGTTCGTCTGCGCCAAGGAGGGCTTCCGCACCTACCGCGGGAAGAACGAGGTCTCCCcagtcgccgccggcagcggcgaggacAGCGGGAGGGGCCGCCGGACTCGGGCTGTCACGAGGGTTGGGTGCAAGGCAATGATCCGGGTGAAGAAGCAGGACAATGGCCGGTGGGCGGTCACCAAGCTTGAGACCGCGCATAACCATCCTCTGGTCCCTCCCAACCAGGCACACTGCCTGCGCCCTCACAAGCCACTCTCAGAGTGCGGGAAACAGCGTCAATTTGGGATTCCTCGAAATGGTGGTATGCTTCTCGCTATTGAGCCTCCGCCACCACCCATTTCACCGCCCGTGCCGCAGACAAGCGTTCTTCAAGTGGTTCCCCATTATACTAGGGATGGTATTGGAGATCATGCACGAGTAATTCTGGATTATGTCAAGCGCATGCAAGCTGAAGACCCAGCTTTCTTTTATGCCATGCAATTTATTGATGGGCATCCAGTAGGTAATATCTTTTGGGCTGATGCAAGAGCAAGGATGGCGTACAAACACTTTGGGGATGCCGTATTCTTGGATGACTACTGCAAAAGGAACAAGTATCAGCTCCCACTTGTTGCATTCACCGGAGTTAATCACCACTGCCAGCCCGTCCTATTTGGTTGTGCGATCATTGGGGATAACTCGGAGGCTTCCTTTGTTTGGTTATTTGAGACACTTCTCTTGGCAATGTCTGGTCACCATCCTGATTCTCTTACCACGGAGCATGATAGTGCCATACAATTGGCTGCCCTTAAGGTCCTTCCCCGAACTAGGCACCGTTTCTGCAGGTGGCACATCTTGAATGAAACACACGATAAGTTATCACACTTATCTGATGAATTTCCGTCCTTACATGAGGAGCTTGTCAATTGTATCAACATGCCTGAGACAATTGATGAGTTTGAAGTAAACTTTAAGGCATTAATTTCTAAGGTTGGCCCAGGAAATAGCGAGTGGCTCTATTCAGTGTATAATTGCCGTCAACATTGGGTCCCCGTGTACTTGAGGGATACATTTTTTGGTGACGAGTCATCAAAGGAGGAGTGTGCAAGCAGGAGTTCATTTTTCGATGGTTATATCAGTGCAAAAACTGATCCACAGTCATTCATCCAGCAGTATGAAAAGGCTCTGGACTGTTGTTATGAGAAGGAGGTGAAGGAAGAATTTGAGACAAAGTACTCACTTCCAGAAATCAAGACATCATCTCCTATTGAGAAACAAGGCGCAGACTTATACACGAGGTCAATGTTTTTGAAATTCCAACAGGAACTTGTTGATGCCTCTGTTTCCTCTCTGGAAGTAATGAAGGAGGATGGCAAATCTCGCATATATAAAGTGACCAAATCTGCAGGAAGTGAGAAGCCTCATATGGTTGAATTCAATTCTTTTGGAAGTTCTGCAACATGTAGCTGTCAGATGTTTGAACATTTAGGTATTGTCTGTAGGCACATACTTACTGTCTTTGGCACACAAGGTGTATCTTCACTTCCTTCCCAGTACATTGTAAAAAGGTGGACTAAATATGCCATGGAAAGAAGTCCAGACAAGAAAGTTGATGAAGTTAGCAAAGTCAATGAGCCCAAGGAGGAGCAAAAAAGTGGTGCCGAAGATGGTGAGCAATCTCAGACATGGCGCTACAACAGTTTATGTCGCGAAGCACTTAGATATGCTGAAGAAGGAGCATCATCAGTAGAGGTTTATATTGTAGCAATGCAGGCTCTTCAAGAGGCTGCAAACAAGGTCAATATGGCAAAAAGAGGTATCGGACAGGTAGCACCAAATGCACCATTGGCAGTGATGCCAATTGCAGCCCAACTACCAGCTGAAGGCTTCAGAAATGTCCCGGAGATTAGTTTTAAtcagagaaagaagagaaaaaggaattcaaacaacaaaacaacagAGAATTCATCAAATCAACTTATGTATCTACAACAGCCTgtcaattttttgtttgttgctcCTGGTACATCAAGTGGTCCACAAGGGCCTTCTCAAATAGTTGCTGCAGTTCCTGTTTCTTCGAGTGCGCCACACGGTCAGACGTCTAGTGCAAACCACCCAAGTGATGGAAATACCACATCCTGTTCTGTAGCTGCTCAAAAAAATTCCGACTTGTCCAACTACAGTGGATCAGCACCTTCTTTGGGAAATGTTGTGCCAGAAGGAGAAATTAAATCTTCAGGGTTTGCTTCACAAATAAAAGAG AGTCATGAATTGTCCCAAGGTAATGGCAACAAGGGAAACAACGTGAACATGGCAAGTTCTACATCCTCGCCACAGCTTGTGACAGTCCCGGTTGGACTGTGCTTGCCTTCAATGGACAGCTCGAAGATATCTGCAG ATGCGATTAATTCTACGAACTCTGGCAGCATGATTAGCAATGGCAATGTGTCATTCGGTCTTTGTCAATCTCAATCTACCAATGCTGATCCTCGGTCAACTCCTGAGGGTTCTTCTATTAGGGCAGCAGCCATCGCAGCAGGTGCACGCATTGCATCTCCATCTGATGCCGCTTCAATCATAAAAGCGGCACAGTCAAAAGGTGCTATCCACATTAGGCCTGGAGAAGGCGTCCCAAATTATCTGAAACCATTAGCCCCACAACCGCTCTCCTCGCTACCACCAGGCAGCATACCCAATTCAGTGCATCCTTCCTCAAGCCATGCACAACCAGGACAGTGCAGCTTTGGTGATTCTGCAGCAGCAAAGGATGCAATTTTTGGTTCCACAGACAGCAGTGATGACGATGAgtatgatgaagatgatgacacTGACGATAACGATGAAGATGAGGGGATAACCGGTGACGAGGTGGAGCAAGAATAA
- the LOC127768192 gene encoding 3-isopropylmalate dehydrogenase 2, chloroplastic-like, whose product MSIQANPLIKTLALSPRRRMAPPAPATARRPMAAVRCSAAKRSYNVTLLPGDGIGPEVVAVAKDVLSLAGALEGVEFRFQEKLMGGAAVDAYGVPLPEETLAAAQASDAVLLGAIGGYKWDNNEKHLKPETGLLQIRAGLGVFANLRPAAVLPQLVDASTLKKEVAEGVDIMVVRELTGGIYFGQPRGFGKNDKGEDTGFNTEVYSASEIDRITRVAFEVARKRRGKLCSVDKANVLEASMLWRKRVTSLASEFPDIELSHMYVDNAAMQLIRNPKQFDTIVTNNIFGDILSDEASMLTGSIGMLPSASVGESGPGLFEPIHGSAPDIAGQDKANPLATILSAAMLLRYGLGEENAAKRVEAAVTETLNNGFRTGDIYSPGTTLVGCKRMGEEVLKTVESQSAVALNS is encoded by the exons atgtcaatcCAAGCTAATCCCCTCATCAAAACCCTAGCCTTGTCGCCTCGTCGGCggatggcgccgccggcgccggcgacggcgcggcgcccgATGGCGGCCGTCCGCTGCTCCGCGGCGAAGAGGAGCTACAACGTCACGCTCCTCCCCGGTGACGGCATCGGCCCGgaggtggtcgccgtcgccaaggacgtcctctccctcgccggcgCTCTCGAAG GCGTCGAGTTCCGCTTCCAGGAGAAGCTgatgggcggcgcggcggtggatgCGTACGGCGTGCCGCTCCCGGAGGAGAcgctcgcggcggcgcaggcgtcggacgccgtcctcctcggcgCCATAGGAGG GTATAAGTGGGATAACAATGAGAAGCACCTCAAGCCAGAGACTGGGTTGCTCCAGATACGCGCTGGGCTTGGCGTCTTTGCTAATCTGAGGCCAGCTGCAGTGTTGCCTCAG TTAGTAGATGCATCTACTTTGAAAAAAGAAGTAGCTGAAGGAGTCGACATCATGGTTGTTAGAGAGCTTACAGGAG GAATATACTTCGGCCAACCTAGGGGTTTTGGAAAGAACGACAAAGGAGAAGACACTGGCTTCAACACTGAAGTATATTCAGCTTCTGAG ATTGATCGAATCACACGTGTTGCATTTGAGGTTGCTCGCAAGAGGCGCGGGAAGCTTTGCTCAGTAGACAAAGCGAATGTGCTTGAG GCATCTATGCTTTGGAGAAAACGCGTGACTTCATTAGCTTCTGAATTCCCTGACATTGAGCTGTCGCACATGTATGTTGATAATGCAGCAATGCAGCTTATTAGGAATCCTAAGCAG TTTGACACAATTGTCACAAACAATATTTTTGGTGACATATTGTCTGATGAAGCATCAATGCTTACTGGAAGTATTGGAATGCTCCCATCTGCCAGTGTTGGTGAATCG GGACCAGGTCTTTTTGAGCCTATTCATGGTTCTGCGCCCGACATTGCTGGGCAG GATAAGGCAAACCCATTAGCTACAATTCTTAGTGCTGCCATGCTATTGCGGTATGGCCTTGGAGAAGAAAATGCTGCAAAGAGAGTTGAAGCCGCAGTTACAGAGACACTAAACAATGGGTTCCGAACTGGGGACATATATTCTCCTGGAACG ACCTTGGTCGGATGCAAGCGAATGGGAGAGGAAGTCCTGAAGACTGTAGAGTCGCAGAGCGCGGTTGCTCTAAACTCGTAG
- the LOC127768516 gene encoding uncharacterized protein LOC127768516 produces the protein MQAATAAAAAAPPPPRRHGYANVDPRCEWTRTEDADTLVVDVSGFRKEELKVLYNTSRKLKVAGERRADGGQWARFLKMFPVPRSCDAGAIRAVMDNEEALLYVILPKGSSSSSSTSSRDKKEDEHNVSSQPQGEAAMAPMADGPSSSSGGGGNLYIAQEDEEMGKIDEKEEVIATQDVPRTHGDVDDGNGRWWQRVRPMNVLGVALILAVACVGAYVLCLMLL, from the exons ATGCAGGCAGCGaccgctgccgcggcggcggctcccccgccgcctcgccgccacggtTACGCGAACGTCGATCCCCGGTGCGAGTGGACACGCACGGAAGACGCCGACACCCTCGTCGTCGATGTCTCag GGTTCAGGAAGGAGGAGCTGAAGGTGCTGTACAACACCAGCCGGAAGCTgaaggtcgccggcgagcggcgggccgACGGCGGCCAATGGGCACGCTTCCTCAAGATGTTTCCGGTCCCGAGGAGCTGCGACGCCGGCGCCATCAGGGCCGTCATGGACAACGAGGAAGCCCTGCTCTACGTCATCCTGCCCAAGGGatcatcgtcttcttcctctaccTCCTCCAGGGACAAGAAGGAAGATGAACACAATGTGAGCTCCCAGCCTCAGGGAGAAGCAGCCATGGCACCCATGGCGGATGGGCCAtcaagcagcagcggcggcggtggcaatcTGTACATCGCCCAGGAAGACGAAGAGATGGGCAAGATTGATGAGAAAGAAGAGGTGATTGCCACGCAGGATGTGCCAAGAACACACGGCGATGTGGATGATGGTAACGGGAGATGGTGGCAGAGGGTCAGGCCTATGAATGTTCTTGGCGTTGCTCTCATCCTTGCAGTGGCTTGCGTTGGAGCCTATGTGCTGTGCTTGATGCTGCTGTGA
- the LOC127769066 gene encoding dehydrin HIRD11, whose translation MAGIIHKIEEKLHMGGGEHKKEDEHKKEGEHHKKEGDHHKKDGEHKEGVVEKIKDKITGDHGDGGEHKEKKDKKKKKEKKHGEEDHHHDGHSSSSSDSD comes from the coding sequence ATGGCCGGCATCATCCACAAGATCGAGGAGAAGCTCCACATGGGCGGAGGCGAGCACAAGAAGGAAGACGAGCACAAGAAGGAGGGGGAGCACCACAAGAAGGAAGGGGATCACCACAAGAAGGACGGGGAGCACAAGGAAGGCGTGGTGGAGAAGATCAAGGACAAGATCACCGGcgaccacggcgacggcggcgagcacaaggagaagaaggacaagaagaagaagaaggagaagaagcacggcgaggaggaccaccaccacgacggccacagcagcagcagcagcgacagcGACTGA
- the LOC127768252 gene encoding protein VAPYRIN-like, protein MDRLVIPEPTNEVVVRVEPGRPARGELTLRNAMHTMPVAFRLQPAVRSRFAVRPHTGILAPLAAVTVEVVYLASAAPEGPGGGGGAGRGEDAFLLHSVVAPGAAVREPVTALDSVNPEWFSARRKQVFVDSGIRACFVGAAVAARLVEAGAVEALREVLDRSEPEWRAADAVDESGRTLLDLAVGLGRADIVQVLLEYGADADKPSRGRTPLETAAASGECLIAELLLANGATPAGSDALHVAAAAGHNDVLKLLLGKPASASPSSASSASFSCSFTSIDAAGRDGKTPLRLAAEAGRRDAVKALLAAGARADARCGADGGTALHAAARRGDEVIARLILANGAAGTAAVRDAAGKTAFEIAAEECHGGRIMDFLGLGEAILAAARKGEARAVRRAADGGASVEGRDAHGWTPLMRAAFKGRADTVRDLVDRGADMDATDAEGYTALHCAAEAGRADVVDLLLKSGANAKTTTVKGRSAAEVAAAAGKSKVVRLLEKAGGVGRKEVAEKTSPAAVVGKAGSLDRRRRGRKGSSGAIRFGGGKDGFETAAVAVGWSH, encoded by the coding sequence atggataGGCTGGTGATACCGGAGCCGACGAACGAGGTGGTGGTGCGCGTGGAGcccgggaggccggcgagggggGAGCTGACGCTGAGGAACGCGATGCACACCATGCCGGTGGCGTTCCGGCTGCAGCCGGCGGTGAGGAGCCGCTTCGCCGTGCGGCCGCACACAGGGATCctggcgccgctcgccgcggtgACCGTGGAGGTGGTGTACCTGGCGTCCGCGGCGCCGGAGGGgcccggtggtggtgggggagcCGGCCGCGGGGAGGACGCGTTCCTCCTGCACAGCGTGGTGGCGCCCGGCGCCGCGGTGCGGGAGCCCGTCACGGCGCTGGACTCGGTGAACCCGGAGTGGTTCTCCGCGAGGAGGAAGCAGGTGTTCGTGGACAGCGGCATCAGGGCGTGCTTCGTgggcgccgcggtggcggcgcgtctGGTCGAGGCCGGCGCGGTCGAGGCGCTCAGGGAGGTGCTCGACCGCAGCGAGCCGGAGTGGCGCGCCGCGGACGCCGTCGACGAGTCCGGGCGCACGCTGctcgacctcgccgtcggcctcggccGCGCTGACATCGTGCAGGTGCTCCTTGAGtacggcgccgacgccgacaagCCGAGCCGTGGGCGGACCCCGCTCGAGACAGCCGCGGCCTCCGGCGAGTGCCTCATCGCCGAGCTCCTCCTAGCAAACGGCGCGACACCGGCGGGCTCCGACGCGCTCCACGTGGCTGCGGCCGCCGGCCACAATGATGTCCTGAAGCTGCTTCTTGGAAAGCCCGCTTCAGCTTCTccctcgtcggcgtcctccgCTTCCTTCTCTTGCTCCTTCACGTCCATTGACGCCGCGGGGAGGGACGGCAAGACTCCTCTGCGGCTAGCGGCGGAGGCTGGGAGGAGGGACGCCGTGAAGGCGCTCCTCGCCGCGGGCGCGAGAGCCGACGCGAGGTGCGGAGCGGACGGCGGCACCGCGCTCCacgccgcggcgaggcgcggggaCGAGGTGATCGCGCGCCTCATTCTCGCGAACGGTGctgccggcacggcggcggtgcgcgacGCGGCGGGGAAGACGGCCTTCGAGATCGCCGCCGAGGAGTGCCACGGCGGGCGGATCATGGACTTCCTCGGCCTCGGCGAGgcgatcctcgccgccgctcgcaagGGCGAGGCGCGGGCCGTCCGccgcgcggccgacggcggcgcgtccGTGGAGGGGCGAGACGCGCACGGGTGGACGCCGCTCATGCGCGCCGCGTTCAAGGGCCGCGCCGACACCGTGCGCGACCTCGTCGACCGCGGCGCCGACATGGACGCTACCGACGCCGAGGGCTACACGGCGCTGCACTGCGCCGCCGAGGCGGGACGCGCCGACGTGGTGGACCTCCTCCTGAAGAGCGGCGCGAACGCCAAGACCACGACGGTCAAGGGGAGATCCGCCGCGGaggtcgcggccgccgccggcaagtcCAAGGTGGTTCGTCTCCTCGAGAAGGCCGGCGGGGTGGGTCGCAAGGAGGTCGCCGAGaagacgtcgccggcggcggtggtggggaaggCGGGGAGCCTGGACAGGAGacggagggggaggaagggaaGCAGTGGCGCCATTCGGTTCGGTGGCGGGAAGGACGGGTTTGAAACTGCCGCGGTTGCCGTCGGTTGGTCGCATTAA